Proteins from one Bufo gargarizans isolate SCDJY-AF-19 chromosome 8, ASM1485885v1, whole genome shotgun sequence genomic window:
- the SSTR5 gene encoding somatostatin receptor type 5, with amino-acid sequence MEPISLPMTSLFEPGVRDPNLTVFRNVTFNETVVETSMSRMSSVIIPFIYLLVCAIGLSGNTLVIYVVLRYAKMKTVTNIYILNLAVADVLFMLGLPFLATQNAISYWPFGTFLCRLVLTVDGINQFTSIFCLTVMSIDRYLAVVHPIKSTKWRRPRVAKLISATVWTISFLVVLPVVIFSDVQPDFHTCNINWPEPVNIWSTAFIIYTSVLGFFGPLLVICLCYLLIVIKVKSSGLRVGSTRRRRSERKVTRMVVIIVAVFVFCWLPFYILNIVNLTFIVPEEPAYVGVYFFVVILSYANSCANPILYGFLSDNFKQSFQKVLCLRKSNGIKDADLTENRQEKSSRIQETMLTSRNSEFNGHMQTSKV; translated from the coding sequence ATGGAGCCCATATCTCTTCCAATGACTTCTCTCTTTGAGCCTGGGGTGAGGGACCCCAACCTAACAGTATTCAGGAATGTGACTTTTAACGAAACAGTGGTGGAGACCTCAATGTCTAGGATGAGCTCTGTCATCATCCCTTTTATTTATTTGCTGGTTTGTGCCATTGGACTCAGTGGAAATACTCTAGTCATCTATGTTGTCCTCCGTTATGCCAAGATGAAGACTGTTACTAATATCTACATTTTAAACCTAGCGGTAGCAGATGTTCTTTTTATGTTAGGACTGCCCTTCCTTGCTACCCAAAATGCCATCTCTTATTGGCCCTTTGGAACTTTTCTTTGCAGGCTGGTGTTGACAGTGGACGGTATAAACCAGTTCACCAGTATCTTCTGCCTTACAGTTATGAGCATTGACCGCTATTTGGCAGTGGTTCATCCAATCAAGTCAACAAAGTGGAGGAGACCCAGAGTGGCCAAGTTAATTAGTGCCACGGTTTGGACCATTTCTTTTCTGGTCGTCCTCCCAGTTGTCATCTTTTCAGATGTCCAACCAGACTTCCACACGTGCAACATTAACTGGCCCGAGCCAGTGAATATTTGGTCTACTGCATTCATTATCTACACCTCTGTGTTGGGCTTCTTTGGACCTCTATTGGTGATTTGCCTCTGCTACCTTTTAATTGTCATTAAGGTGAAGTCTTCTGGTCTTCGTGTAGGATCCACCAGGCGTAGAAGATCAGAACGTAAAGTCACAAGAATGGTGGTTATCATAGTGGCCGTCTTTGTGTTTTGTTGGCTTCCCTTCTACATATTGAACATTGTCAATTTAACATTCATTGTACCGGAGGAACCAGCCTACGTCGGTGTGTATTTCTTTGTGGTCATTCTATCTTATGCCAACAGTTGCGCCAACCCGATCCTCTACGGCTTCCTGTCAGACAATTTCAAGCAAAGTTTTCAGAAGGTTCTCTGCCTTCGCAAAAGCAATGGCATCAAGGATGCTGACCTGACTGAAAATAGGCAAGAAAAGAGCAGTCGAATCCAGGAGACCATGCTCACATCAAGGAACTCTGAATTTAACGGGCACATGCAAACAAGCAAAGTCTGA